A DNA window from Trypanosoma brucei brucei TREU927 chromosome 10, whole genome shotgun sequence contains the following coding sequences:
- a CDS encoding dynein light chain, putative → MKEKLTLADDARGICEDVVERYFTPVTKYQHEKIPGIVASITENIVQRLTQEAALPRKYVAHCIIIQKTGAGFHALSACMWNPTSDACYVYKAENKVMHCVVTVYGVVA, encoded by the coding sequence ATGAAAGAGAAGTTGACTCTAGCTGATGATGCAAGGGGTATATGTGAGGATGTAGTGGAGCGGTACTTCACACCAGTGACGAAGTATCAACACGAAAAGATTCCTGGAATCGTTGCGTCGATCACGGAGAACATCGTGCAGCGCCTCACGCAAGAGGCAGCGCTCCCCAGGAAATATGTTGCACACTGCATTATTATACAGAAAACCGGCGCCGGGTTTCATGCCCTGTCGGCATGCATGTGGAATCCAACAAGTGACGCCTGTTACGTGTACAAGGCGGAAAATAAGGTCATGCATTGTGTGGTGACTGTGTACGGTGTTGTGGCATAG
- a CDS encoding protein kinase, putative (curated by M. Parsons, P. Ward, J. Mottram) — MSTQESHGSVSDCEGDGPQGKQTRIDFEEGYYIGTVDEEGRMSGFGRARWVSGDEYVGGWLDDVIDGRGVYMWADGDRYEGEYRCGVQHGFGVLSDKTGTYSGEWVDDMRQGWGKMEYVGGDVYEGEWFANARHGQGTLIEANGVVFQGTFVNNVKEGKGVITSVNGDVYEGDFANDKPNGNGTYVWADGAKYVGSFKDGVKHGKGCEWLANGDWFAGVFINGEHDHTQAIHKAVVADIETFVGTLDLSVCEGLDPEKLRMLGEGLFPSDSRTSNNPGTLNSLGSIDDCSMYGSHNGDFDVNDPNVVSNVEHGNDISGNPSEKTALVRRERLFLSDADLEGWRQLKIVGKGSFGAVYEALLTNGRTVCCKVIELGSISSRSEMDKLRNEIALMKRLNHPNIVQYHGCQEDREKNTLNIFMEFVSGGSLNGFVKKFKTIPLPTVRQWTFQIVCGVKYLHDCGIVHRDIKGDNVLVSLEGIIKLADFGCSKTIDDVCSKTHGCETMVGTPYWMAPEVIKGEAGGYGMKSDIWSVGCTVVEMLTGKPPWPECNSMWAAVYKIAHSTGLPTEIPDNLDPQLMSFLELCFIRDPKKRPEAEELLKHPFLTF, encoded by the coding sequence atgAGTACACAAGAATCTCATGGTTCTGTGAGTGACTGCGAGGGTGATGGACCTCAAGGGAAGCAGACTCGCATTGACTTTGAGGAGGGATATTATATAGGAACTGTTGATGAGGAGGGGCGGATGTCTGGTTTTGGCCGGGCTCGTTGGGTCAGTGGTGACGAGTATGTGGGAGGATGGCTGGATGATGTCATAGACGGCCGCGGAGTGTACATGTGGgctgatggtgatcgctacgAGGGCGAGTATAGGTGTGGTGTGCAACACGGGTTCGGAGTGTTAAGTGACAAAACCGGAACTTATTCTGGAGAGTGGGTTGACGACATGCGGCAGGGATGGGGGAAAATGGAGTACGTTGGCGGCGACGTTTACGAAGGCGAGTGGTTTGCGAACGCTCGTCACGGGCAGGGTACGCTTATAGAGGCAAATGGTGTTGTTTTTCAGGGTACGTTTGTAAACAACGTGAAGGAGGGCAAAGGGGTTATTACCAGTGTCAACGGTGACGTGTACGAGGGGGATTTTGCAAATGACAAACCCAATGGAAATGGGACATATGTCTGGGCGGATGGTGCAAAGTATGTGGGTTCTTTCAAAGATGGCGTCAAGCATGGAAAGGGTTGCGAGTGGTTAGCGAATGGTGATTGGTTTGCTGGCGTTTTCATCAACGGCGAGCATGACCACACTCAGGCAATCCATAAGGCAGTCGTTGCGGATATAGAGACTTTTGTCGGTACCCTTGATTTGTCTGTCTGTGAGGGTTTAGACCCCGAGAAGTTGCGTATGCTCGGAGAGGGTCTTTTCCCGTCGGATTCAAGGACATCCAATAACCCCGGGACGCTGAATTCCTTGGGGAGCATCGACGACTGCAGTATGTATGGCAGCCACAATGGCGACTTTGATGTGAATGATCCAAACGTGGTTTCTAATGTAGAACACGGTAACGATATTTCTGGTAACCCCAGTGAGAAGACCGCACTGGTGCGGCGGGAACGTCTGTTTCTCAGTGATGCGGACTTGGAGGGTTGGAGGCAGCTGAAGATTGTTGGAAAAGGCAGTTTTGGAGCAGTGTATGAGGCTCTACTTACAAACGGGCGTACGGTATGCTGTAAAGTTATCGAGCTTGGATCCATTTCCAGCAGGAGCGAAATGGACAAGTTGCGCAATGAAATTGCCCTGATGAAGCGTCTTAATCACCCAAATATTGTTCAGTATCATGGATGCCAGGAAGACAGGGAGAAAAATACGCTCAATATATTTATGGAATTTGTAAGTGGAGGTTCCCTCAACGGCTTCGTGAAGAAGTTCAAAACCATTCCTCTCCCCACTGTTCGACAGTGGACCTTTCAGATAGTGTGCGGAGTGAAGTATCTTCACGACTGTGGCATTGTGCACCGGGACATCAAGGGGGACAACGTTTTGGTATCACTGGAGGGTATAATTAAACTAGCAGACTTCGGTTGCAGCAAAACTATTGATGATGTATGTAGTAAAACGCATGGTTGTGAAACGATGGTTGGAACGCCATATTGGATGGCGCCCGAAGTTATCAAAGGCGAGGCTGGAGGTTACGGGATGAAGAGcgacatttggtcggttggGTGTACTGTAGTTGAGATGCTAACCGGGAAGCCGCCGTGGCCAGAGTGCAATTCTATGTGGGCTGCCGTGTATAAGATAGCGCACTCGACTGGTCTCCCCACGGAGATACCGGATAATCTGGATCCGCAACTGATGAGCTTCCTTGAATTGTGCTTTATTCGAGATCCGAAGAAGCGCCCAGAGGCTGAGGAACTTTTGAAACATCCATTTCTTACGTTTTGA
- a CDS encoding hypothetical protein, conserved (some similarity to L major hypothetical, and in syntenic location.), which yields MLRSCRTRLRIAYVTDVEGDFSYFARYAERSRVVSWNQGVLSFRDATSHFVYGGDAFDRGDDISFAEALLAFHDAYPSRVHLMLGNRDINKMVFGSPMMKVLGNGPFPPRAAQAFLFPDVMAKMSDRVNPLPYEQFLHQTSASPVTGKTTLIQWALTHKMGGARTFEHRREELRRLRGQTLSDDEVAQSFLNSALPGGVYYEYLRRGRIALILDGVLFVHGAVVNENVGVLPNEESSLECVSTPTHNVMIQQGTADEWVDTLNRFKNRQFEQWSAGGEGAALRRYAFPFPCVPYSVVVNSLTSSGSPRYLGLGGVEFLNRSGIHAVCGGHQPTGDTPCIVQQPGLLSISADNSYCSGGGTRGSSVVEVLFEDDGVVAISGLREDGTPYDFTATGSVVGRHLGAGWWVKVKSGDDRYEAQRTRDSYRTKEVLVLTSDEVEAHLRQSSDPPVDGDAPERWTKEELFPTSTAIKTRRTRSGRCV from the coding sequence ATGCTGCGATCCTGTCGAACACGCCTCCGCATCGCTTACGTGACAGACGTGGAGGGTGATTTCTCATATTTTGCTCGTTATGCAGAAAGAAGCAGGGTGGTGTCGTGGAATCAAGGGGTTCTTTCCTTCCGGGATGCAACGTCACACTTTGTATACGGGGGGGATGCGTTTGATCGCGGTGACGACATTAGCTTTGCGGAGGCACTTCTGGCATTCCACGACGCATACCCATCCCGTGTGCACCTTATGCTGGGAAACCGTGACATCAACAAAATGGTGTTCGGCTCTCCCATGATGAAAGTGTTGGGGAATGGCCCGTTCCCTCCCAGAGCCGCGCAAGCTTTCTTATTTCCTGATGTAATGGCGAAGATGAGTGACCGAGTCAATCCGCTACCCTACGAACAGTTTCTTCATCAGACGAGTGCAAGTCCTGTTACAGGTAAAACAACTCTGATTCAATGGGCTCTCACCCATAAGATGGGCGGCGCGCGAACTTTTGAACATCGGCGGGAGGAATTGCGACGGCTGCGTGGGCAGACCTTGTCGGATGACGAAGTGGCGCAGAGTTTTCTGAATAGTGCGCTTCCTGGAGGTGTGTACTACGAGTACCTGAGAAGGGGGAGGATAGCGTTAATTCTCGATGGTGTTCTTTTCGTTCATGGTGCTGTTGTCAATGAGAACGTTGGAGTTCTTCCTAACGAAGAGTCTTCATTGGAGTGTGTGTCTACCCCAACTCACAACGTTATGATCCAACAAGGAACCGCCGACGAGTGGGTTGACACGTTGAACAGATTCAAGAATAGGCAGTTTGAACAGTGGTCAGCGGGTGGAGAGGGGGCGGCGCTGCGACGGTatgcttttccctttccctgtGTTCCCTACTCGGTTGTTGTTAACTCTCTTACCTCTTCAGGAAGTCCCCGCTACTTGGGGCTTGGTGGAGTGGAGTTTCTCAACCGTAGTGGTATTCACGCCGTGTGTGGTGGGCATCAACCAACCGGTGACACACCGTGCATTGTACAGCAGCCGGGTCTGCTCTCTATCTCTGCCGACAATTCATACTGCAGCGGAGGTGGAACTCGTGGCTCAAGCGTCGTTGAGGTTCTGTTTGAGGATGATGGGGTCGTGGCTATTAGTGGGCTACGGGAGGACGGGACACCTTACGATTTCACAGCAACTGGTAGTGTAGTGGGGCGGCACCTCGGTGCCGGTTGGTGGGTGAAGGTGAAGTCAGGGGATGACCGTTATGAGGCACAACGGACCCGTGACTCGTATCGGACCAAGGAGGTGCTTGTGTTAACCTCTGATGAAGTTGAGGCGCATCTCCGTCAGTCAAGTGACCCACCAGTGGATGGTGACGCCCCAGAGCGATGGACTAAGGAGGAACTATTTCCGACATCAACCGCCATTAAAACGAGGCGCACGCGTTCTGGCCGCTGTGTGTAG
- a CDS encoding structural maintenance of chromosome 2, putative (similar to Structural maintenance of chromosome 2 (Chromosome scaffold proteinScII). (Swiss-Prot:Q90988) (Gallus gallus); similar to Structural maintenance of chromosome 2 (Chromosome-associated proteinE) (Chromosome assembly protein XCAP-E). (Swi), with protein sequence MRVKSIVIDGFKSYAHRKVIDDLSPHFNAITGLNGSGKSNIFDAICFVMGITNLKRVRAEDPRELIFRAGTTGVHAARVTIEFINDDPRTAPPGYSCEEYPTITVGRQIKLGGKQQFFLNNTVSVQSKVKRFFESISLNVDNPHFMVLQGTVHKLIGMRSEDILSLIEEAVGTKAFDHRRRTAESLIRSKEKKMEEIDANLETQIGPMLRAMKADQEEYERYVQLSEGIEEMRKFRIAFEYEEHRKRRGELSTRRTSLLSDTAAAKEQLRSFPSVEDETTQRLMQLQSTLAAPAEAAMALHEEESTLKLQLAREEAQLERLDKVLKKLADASRKLEEEKQQQKSRAQQFEAYQEQREKLIRNIHEQKENIAKLKRSLQLNGSGVRAGASGMSLEEERADIERQVIKSSAEARRREERIRELEHQQKSVAEKSEARERTVIRLRNELRSAQDCLDSVTKRYINVKPLEEQARALQEEVARLKAEHWKANDAMLRESAQGGGSGGRGLDLEYDRRACAGIEQYIWGRVVELVSPQEEKYAIALTVGAQSQLMRVVVTSDIVAERIIRHGLRQRTAFLPLNTLTQPKSISDSQLEEAKRMANRMNGFVAVAKDLTVVKDEAHRVIADYVFGNFFICSTLELAQELAYGSAVRCKAVTLDGEVVEPKGLMTGGSKKHIRNVFADVLIYKKRKAPVEALRVTMEKREKELEGLHAQLREHRSLIQEHAKAEEAVSIATHKLQLVENEEEGLSKELQASLKEERQKYEALTTMLNDLQERRARLEKYANLDSDKVRKDLQEQLSAAQKRCAALVHEEESGSAEFERVEAEMTQTAADIEQKLVEVHEQIHQQTKARDEASKSFESTSKSLQEVVDKRCRAEEQRQNIEKEIEETQQELQQLVVKKASLEGFVKNAEVDVREISKSLEELQKLISEAERRNTWIEEKQHLFGPRDGPFYFEDRERTQETLAELREAEVNASTMSKRLNKKALILYEERKKEYDELVQQRSVLGEDRDAIQQCILGIEDKKWRALDRMVEVVSNVFSKLFSTCLPGAAAVLREERNEHGHLSGLQVKVLFNGKERESLSELSGGQRSLLALCLILAILRVRQAPMYILDEVDAALDPSHTQGIGNMLQKHFPSSQFLLVSLKDGMFSNADVLYQVSNTQGYSEITRIQSNRSR encoded by the coding sequence ATGCGCGTGAAGAGCATTGTCATAGATGGATTCAAGTCGTATGCCCACCGAAAGGTTATTGATGATCTGAGTCCGCATTTCAACGCCATCACGGGTCTCAATGGAAGCGGCAAGTCAAACATATTCGACGCAATTTGCTTTGTGATGggcatcacaaacctcaagCGTGTCAGGGCGGAGGACCCGCGTGAGCTTATATTCCGTGCCGGTACAACGGGTGTTCATGCGGCGCGTGTGACAATCGAATTTATCAACGATGACCCTCGCACCGCACCACCGGGCTACAGTTGTGAGGAATATCCAACTATTACTGTTGGGCGACAGATCAAACTCGGCGGCAAGCAACAATTTTTCTTGAACAATACGGTGTCTGTGCAAAGCAAAGTCAAGCGCTTCTTTGAGAGTATAAGCCTTAATGTGGACAATCCACATTTTATGGTGCTTCAGGGAACCGTGCACAAACTCATTGGCATGCGGTCAGAGGACATCCTTTCTCTTATCGAAGAGGCTGTGGGGACAAAAGCATTTGATCACCGTCGCCGAACGGCTGAGAGTTTGATACGAagtaaggagaaaaagatggaGGAAATAGATGCCAACCTAGAGACCCAAATAGGCCCTATGCTCCGCGCAATGAAAGCGGACCAGGAGGAGTATGAGCGGTATGTGCAATTGAGTGAGGGTATTGAGGAGATGCGGAAGTTTCGTATAGCTTTTGAGTACGAGGAGCACAGGAAGCGGCGAGGGGAGTTGAGTACCCGCCGGACGTCACTACTGTCCGACACAGCAGCGGCTAAGGAGCAGTTGCGAAGTTTTCCCTCCGTTGAGGATGAGACAACACAGCGCTTGATGCAGTTGCAGTCAACTCTTGCAGCTCCCGCCGAGGCTGCCATGGCGCTACATGAAGAGGAGAGTACTTTGAAGTTGCAGTTGGCTCGTGAGGAGGCACAGTTGGAAAGGTTAGATAAGGTCCTGAAGAAGCTAGCTGATGCGTCCCGGAAGctcgaagaggaaaaacagcagcagaagagtCGCGCGCAGCAGTTTGAGGCGTATCAAGAGCAACGGGAGAAGCTGATTCGAAACATTCACgagcagaaagaaaacatcGCCAAATTGAAGCGGTCGCTGCAGTTAAACGGTTCGGGTGTTCGGGCCGGCGCGTCTGGCATGTCcctggaggaggagagggcTGATATTGAACGACAGGTCATTAAAAGTAGTGCAGAAGCGCGGCGGCGAGAGGAGCGTATCAGGGAATTGGAACACCAACAGAAATCTGTGGCCGAGAAGTCAGAGGCCCGCGAGAGGACGGTTATCAGGCTTAGAAATGAGCTGAGGTCTGCGCAGGACTGTCTTGACTCTGTCACCAAACGGTATATCAATGTCAAGCCACTGGAAGAACAGGCACGTGCCCTCCAAGAGGAGGTTGCACGCCTGAAGGCAGAGCACTGGAAGGCCAATGATGCGATGCTACGCGAGTCGGCTCAAGGTGGCGGTTCAGGTGGGCGTGGCCTTGATCTGGAATACGACCGGCGTGCTTGCGCCGGTATTGAGCAGTACATTTGGGGCCGCGTCGTGGAGCTTGTCTCACCTCAGGAGgaaaaatacgcaatagcCCTAACAGTAGGTGCACAGTCACAACTGATGCGTGTGGTTGTCACGAGCGACATTGTCGCCGAGCGGATTATACGCCATGGACTGCGCCAGCGTACAGCCTTTCTCCCACTCAACACACTTACGCAGCCGAAAAGCATAAGCGACTCCCAACTGGAGGAAGCTAAGCGAATGGCCAATCGCATGAATGGCTTCGTTGCTGTCGCAAAGGACCTTACTGTTGTCAAGGATGAGGCGCATCGTGTCATCGCCGATTATGTTTTTggcaatttttttatttgttccaCGTTGGAGCTGGCGCAAGAGCTTGCATATGGCTCTGCTGTGCGCTGCAAGGCTGTGACGCTTGACGGTGAGGTAGTAGAGCCCAAGGGGCTCATGACGGGTGGgtcaaaaaaacatatacgcAACGTAtttgccgatgttcttaTTTATAAAAAGCGTAAGGCCCCAGTAGAGGCGCTACGGGTGACGATGGAGAAGCGTGAAAAAGAACTTGAAGGCTTACACGCTCAACTTAGGGAACATAGGTCACTGATTCAGGAGCATGCGAAGGCGGAGGAGGCGGTAAGCATAGCCACCCATAAGCTCCAGCTTGTGGAAAACGAAGAAGAGGGACTATCGAAAGAGCTGCAGGCTTCACTTAAGGAGGAGCGACAAAAGTATGAGGCACTCACAACGATGCTAAACGATCTTCAGGAACGCAGAGCTCGTTTGGAGAAGTATGCGAATCTAGACTCCGACAAGGTACGCAAGGATCTGCAAGAGCAGCTGAGTGCAGCGCAAAAGCGGTGCGCAGCCCTTGTGCATGAGGAAGAATCAGGGTCTGCGGAGTTCGAGCGAGTGGAAGCGGAAATGACGCAAACTGCAGCGGATATCGAGCAGAAACTGGTGGAGGTGCACGAGCAGATACATCAACAGACGAAGGCTCGTGATGAGGCTTCGAAGAGCTTCGAAAGCACGAGTAAGTCACTACAGGAGGTTGTGGACAAGAGATGTAGGGCGGAGGAGCAACGTCAGAACATTGAGAAGGAAATCGAAGAGACCCAGCAGGAGCTTCAGCAACTGGTGGTGAAGAAGGCGTCACTGGAGGGATTTGTGAAAAATGCGGAGGTGGACGTACGTGAAATCTCAAAGTCATTGGAAGAGTTGCAGAAGCTCATATCCGAGGCTGAGAGGCGCAATACCTGGATTGAGGAGAAGCAACACTTGTTTGGCCCCCGTGACGGACCATTTTACTTTGAGGACCGGGAACGAACGCAGGAAACGTTGGCGGAGTTGCGCGAGGCCGAGGTTAATGCCTCGACCATGTCCAAGCGACTAAACAAGAAAGCACTGATCCTCTATGAAGAACGCAAGAAGGAATACGATGAGCTTGTGCAACAGCGGTCGGTGCTGGGTGAGGACAGAGACGCTATCCAGCAATGCATACTCGGCATTGAGGACAAGAAGTGGCGGGCTCTTGATCGCATGGTGGAGGTTGTTAGCAACGTGTTTTCAAAGTTGTTTTCTACGTGCTTACCTGGCGCTGCAGCGGTGCTTCGGGAGGAGAGGAACGAGCACGGTCACCTTTCTGGTCTTCAGGTTAAGGTCTTGTTCAATGGAAAGGAGCGGGAGTCACTCTCAGAATTGAGTGGTGGCCAACGTTCTCTTCTTGCTTTGTGTCTCATTTTAGCGATCCTACGTGTGCGTCAAGCACCAATGTACATCCTTGATGAGGTGGATGCCGCACTTGACCCAAGTCATACACAGGGGATCGGTAATATGCTACAGAAAcacttcccttcttctcAATTTCTGCTTGTGTCCCTAAAAGATGGGATGTTCAGTAATGCAGACGTGCTCTATCAAGTGAGTAATACACAGGGGTACTCAGAGATTACTCGTATTCAGTCAAATAGAAGTCGTTAG